The genomic stretch GTGATCGGTTTGGACCTTGAAGTTCTTGACGGCCTTGGCGTCGTCCGCGGAGAAGGCGGGTTGTTTGGCCTTGTCCATCAGACGGATCGCTTCGGATGCGACATACATATTGTTGCGCACGTTATCGACGATGCTTTGCGGCACGGCCGCCATCGATCCCGATGCGCCGACTTGCTGGCCAATCAGACCGACCAGTTGCTGCAAGGCCGGCAACGTCGCGGGCGTCAATTGGCGGGTGCGTACATAGGCTTCCACATCGGCGCGCGGATTCGCGGAAGGCGCCGCGCCGTTGGTGTACTTGCCGAGCGTCGCCGAGACTTGCTGCGAGACCGCGAGGAAGGTCTGCGTTTCGGCTGGCGTAACCGCCTTGTTCAACGCGTACGCCGTCGGCACCGTGCCGATCAGGATCAGCATGATGAGGCCCATGCCTTTCTGGCCGTCGTTCGAACCGTGCGCGAATGAAACGCCCGTGCAGGTCAGAATCAGCAGGCAGCGAATCCAGAACGGTGGGGGTTCCTTGCCCTTCGGCTCGGTATACAAGGCCGGAATGCGCACCACAGCCTTCAGGATCAGCAGCAGCAAACCGGACGCCAGAAAGCCGACCAGCGGCGAAAACAGCAACGACTTGCCGACGCCGAGCGCCTGGTTCCAATCGACGCCGCTGGTGCCGGACGCGCCATGCACCAGTTGATTCATCAGGCCCACGCCGATAATCGAGCCGATTAGCGTATGCGAGCTCGACGACGGCAGTCCGAAATACCAGGTGCCGAGATTCCAGATGATCGCGGCGATCAGCAGCGCGAAGACCATCGCAAAGCCGGCGCTGCTGCCCACTTGCAAGATCAACTCGACAGGCAGCAGTTGCAGGATGCCGAACGCCACCGCACCGGTTGAAGTCAGCACGCCGAGGAAATTCCATGCGCCTGACCAGACCACCGCAATGTTGGGTGCGAGCGAGTGTGTGTAAATCACAGTGGCGACTGCATTCGCGGTGTCATGAAAGCCGTTGACGAACTCGAAACCGAGTGCGATCAGGAGTGCGATGGCGAGCAGGAAATAAGGCAGAACGGAGACTTCGTGAACCGACTGCAAGTCGTCCAGCAAATGCGTGGCGCAATAAATGGCACCCACAGCGATCACAACCAGGAAAATGATGAGGCCGAGATTGCGCCCCTTTCCACTTGCAGCGTCCTGTTGCGGGTACGAAAGTTCCGGCATGGCCTGTGCCCTCAAAGTTTGTCGCGGAGCGTTCGATCCTGAGCGGGCCGTGTGTCGAAATGATGACACCAGGTGCGACGCCTATGCGGGACGGGGCATGGAGGGAAGTTGGCGGAGATTTTCCGCGCACTGTGGAGATGCTTGGCCAGAGACGTGGCGGCTTTTAACGCTTAGTGGTCCGAAAAACACCGGCTGCTCAGCCGGAAAGGTTTCTCTTATCGAACGGCCACTAACTCCTCAAAAATCGTTCCTGGCGACGCCTTGTCGCTGAGTTCTGCGTATTGCGTGCATACCCACCGGCCCCTTTTTTTACTACGCTGCCAAGAGGGTGTTTTGAAGGATGTTCGATAAAACGCGCAAGCCGGAAGGTCGAAAAAAGCGTCGACAAACGCGCCGCGGATAACCAGCCGGCCGGCGAACAGCTCTCCGCGGAGGCGGCGTTCGCGTCGTATGCGGCGCCGCTGGTCGCTCACGCCATCGAATACGCAGCCGCAGTGCGCGAGGAAGCGTCGCCTGAAGCGCAGCACCAACTGCGCGTGTCTCACGCAAAGCGCTCCAATTACACATCGTTTCATGACGTCAGAAAGGCCGGGAAAAAACTGCGCTATCTGCTCGAATTTTTCGGGCTGGTTCTGCACGGGGGCCACAAACGTACTCTTAAACTGCTTAAGCAGATTCAGAAACGTTTCGGTACGCTGAACGATGTTGTCGCGAGCGAGATGTTGCTGCGTGACAACGCAGCCTTGCTGGCTGGCTCGGGCGATACCGATGCGGTGCTTCATTGGTTCGAGAGGGAACGCAAGCGCCGGCTGCGGCCGGCTGCGGGGCTGCTGCGCAAGTTGTGAGGCAACGGGTTGGCGCCGCGCGCGCTTGAGCAAAAGGGCTGGAAGAACAATATCTCGCGATGCGCCCGGACCTGATTCGCCAGGCGATTCATTTGCGAAGGAGGCGATGTGCACGTGCCACGTCAAACGCTTTCGCTGCATCGAAGGTTGCGCAAGGTATTGCGCGGCTATGGAGGCTGCGTGTCGCGTTACGTGGGTAACTCCCCGTTTTTCACCGGCGTGGCCGGTACGCTCGTCGCCGTATCGATGGCGCAGGACTCGCCGTCGTGAGCGGCGGCGCCGGATTCGATGGCCCGGCGTTGCTGCGTCGCGTGTTCAGGCGCTTTCGTTGCGCCGTGGAGCGAGTCCGCGCAGCGTGACTGCGCCGCGCGTGTCGCCGGGTAGCTTCGCGACGCGTGTGCCGGTCGTCGGATCGCCAACGGGCGATAGCGGCTCGACGGGAAAGCCGCGCCGTTGCCACGCGTCCAGGCCGCCTTTTAGTGCGCGAATCCGCGTGTAGCCGTTGCGGCGCATCCGTTCCGTGACGTCGACGGCGGTCGCGCTGTCCGGGCAGATGCAGTAAATGACGGTGTCATAGACGAGCAGCGCGCCGTCGATTTGTTCGGGCGAGTGCGGATCGAGCGCCAGCGCGCCGGGGATGCGGCACGGCGCTTCATGCGTCGGCGCCTCCGGACGCGCATCCAGGACCATGGGCGGTGCGATGCGGCGCCATCCGGCGGGTGTTGCTTCCAAATCTGCATCGGGTGTGGCGGGTACGAACCGCCGACGCTCGCGGCGCCGTTGCAGCAGACGAAACGCAAGGTACGCCAACGCTGCTGCCAGCAGGATATCGATGACCGTGCCGTCGCGTGCTCTGACGAACGCCAGCAGCATATGCAACTGCCGTTCTGCCGCGGCGCCGCCGAGTAGCCAGAAGGTGGCCCACGCCGTCACTCCGGCGATGTCCCACGCTGCGTAGATGCGTGCATCGACTGCTGTCGTGCCCATCAACGGCGGGGTGATGAGCCCGAGCCCGGGGACGAACTTCGAGATCGACACGAGCGGAACGCCGAAGCGCTCGAATAGCGAGCGTGCTTTGCCGAGCTTCGAATCGATGGCGGGCGACAGCCGGCTAAGCGCGAAGATCAATTTGCGGCCGTAGATGCGGCCCGCCGTGAACCATGCGCCATCGCCGATGAGCGCACCGAGGACGGCGGCGACGAAGACTGGCCAGAAAGGCAGCGAGCCGGCGGCGATCGCCGAGCCCGCGAACAATAGCATTGGGACCGCGGGGATCGGCACGCCGAGGCGTGTCAACAGGACGTTCAGGAATACGACTGCGGCGCCCCAGGTTGAAACCGCCGAAGACGGAAACTCTACCAATTCGGATGCTCCTATTGGTTGGGGATTTTGGTTTTACCGTGGTGCGTGTGTTCCCGTTAGACGGCTTTGTTGATGAGAATACGCGAAGAAAGGGAGGTTGATTCTTTTTGCCCTTCCGGT from Paraburkholderia sp. IMGN_8 encodes the following:
- a CDS encoding inorganic phosphate transporter — encoded protein: MPELSYPQQDAASGKGRNLGLIIFLVVIAVGAIYCATHLLDDLQSVHEVSVLPYFLLAIALLIALGFEFVNGFHDTANAVATVIYTHSLAPNIAVVWSGAWNFLGVLTSTGAVAFGILQLLPVELILQVGSSAGFAMVFALLIAAIIWNLGTWYFGLPSSSSHTLIGSIIGVGLMNQLVHGASGTSGVDWNQALGVGKSLLFSPLVGFLASGLLLLILKAVVRIPALYTEPKGKEPPPFWIRCLLILTCTGVSFAHGSNDGQKGMGLIMLILIGTVPTAYALNKAVTPAETQTFLAVSQQVSATLGKYTNGAAPSANPRADVEAYVRTRQLTPATLPALQQLVGLIGQQVGASGSMAAVPQSIVDNVRNNMYVASEAIRLMDKAKQPAFSADDAKAVKNFKVQTDHATKFIPTWVKVAVAIALGLGTMVGWKRIVVTVGEKIGKQHLTYGQGASAELVAMLTIGAADVYGLPVSTTHVLSSGVAGTMAANGSGLQWATVRSLILAWVLTLPVSIALAAGLYWLFRMVF
- a CDS encoding CHAD domain-containing protein, giving the protein MREEASPEAQHQLRVSHAKRSNYTSFHDVRKAGKKLRYLLEFFGLVLHGGHKRTLKLLKQIQKRFGTLNDVVASEMLLRDNAALLAGSGDTDAVLHWFERERKRRLRPAAGLLRKL
- a CDS encoding VTT domain-containing protein, coding for MVEFPSSAVSTWGAAVVFLNVLLTRLGVPIPAVPMLLFAGSAIAAGSLPFWPVFVAAVLGALIGDGAWFTAGRIYGRKLIFALSRLSPAIDSKLGKARSLFERFGVPLVSISKFVPGLGLITPPLMGTTAVDARIYAAWDIAGVTAWATFWLLGGAAAERQLHMLLAFVRARDGTVIDILLAAALAYLAFRLLQRRRERRRFVPATPDADLEATPAGWRRIAPPMVLDARPEAPTHEAPCRIPGALALDPHSPEQIDGALLVYDTVIYCICPDSATAVDVTERMRRNGYTRIRALKGGLDAWQRRGFPVEPLSPVGDPTTGTRVAKLPGDTRGAVTLRGLAPRRNESA